In Methanosarcina barkeri MS, a single window of DNA contains:
- a CDS encoding ADP-ribosylglycohydrolase family protein: MNSGNTQDTSDIEKKLRGYLYGTACADALGRPVEHLTLEQIKQKYGDKGILELSPESPWTDDTQLMLVLARGLFRGAELELPKLMDKIAKELVLWLDEPDLGAGATTKNAALSLKEGIHWSNSGLNSKTCGSLMRVGILGFVFRNDPEKLIKAASISGRITHTHPAADAASVAGAYAVKLALDWVKPRKMFEPLLEITQGISPEFTQALENSYKTAYSDIGDEEGLKKLGQGWYADETFALAYFCILRYPNDFKKAVQTAVNITGDSDSVASVAGGILGARLGIEAIPISWIEALKENEKIEEIVEPLLEKYLQLSGIN, translated from the coding sequence ATGAATTCAGGAAACACGCAAGATACTTCAGATATCGAAAAAAAACTCCGAGGCTACCTCTACGGCACAGCATGTGCAGACGCCCTCGGCCGCCCGGTAGAACATCTTACCCTTGAGCAAATAAAACAGAAGTACGGCGACAAAGGAATCCTCGAGCTTTCTCCAGAGTCACCCTGGACTGATGATACTCAGTTAATGCTCGTACTCGCCAGAGGTCTGTTTAGAGGAGCAGAACTTGAACTTCCCAAACTTATGGATAAGATTGCAAAAGAGCTTGTCCTATGGTTGGACGAACCTGACCTCGGGGCAGGAGCAACCACAAAAAATGCAGCTCTGAGCCTGAAGGAAGGAATTCACTGGAGCAATTCGGGACTAAATTCAAAAACATGCGGAAGCCTCATGCGGGTTGGAATCCTTGGTTTTGTCTTCCGGAACGACCCTGAAAAACTGATTAAAGCAGCTTCAATTTCCGGCAGAATTACTCACACCCATCCAGCTGCAGATGCTGCCTCGGTTGCAGGAGCATACGCCGTAAAATTGGCTCTTGATTGGGTGAAACCCAGGAAAATGTTTGAACCACTTCTTGAGATAACTCAGGGAATCTCTCCGGAATTCACTCAGGCCCTGGAAAATTCCTATAAAACGGCTTATAGTGATATCGGAGACGAAGAAGGTTTGAAGAAACTCGGGCAGGGCTGGTATGCAGACGAAACTTTTGCCCTGGCATACTTCTGCATATTACGTTATCCTAATGATTTCAAAAAAGCAGTACAGACCGCAGTGAATATCACAGGAGATTCGGATTCGGTTGCGAGCGTGGCAGGAGGTATTCTTGGAGCCAGGCTAGGAATTGAAGCCATACCAATTTCCTGGATTGAGGCACTTAAAGAGAACGAAAAAATAGAGGAAATCGTGGAGCCTCTACTTGAAAAATATCTTCAGCTTTCAGGAATAAATTGA
- a CDS encoding GIY-YIG nuclease family protein, whose translation MDFSEKNGYPGRNVYSEKNDCSEKDSTEKNLFSGKGIYCLIFENRACKIEIGKKGEFSFSPGFHIYVGSALGPGGLKRLQRHIKLSRNRDRNPKWHVDYLHLNPAFRLVSAIYAFTSERFECALASRIGGNSVSGFGCTDCKCNSHLFYRNKNPLPEITEAFEALGLSALVLEF comes from the coding sequence ATGGATTTTTCCGAAAAAAATGGTTATCCAGGAAGAAACGTTTACTCTGAAAAAAATGACTGTTCTGAAAAGGATTCTACTGAAAAAAATCTTTTTTCCGGAAAAGGCATCTACTGTTTGATATTCGAAAACCGGGCCTGCAAGATTGAGATAGGTAAAAAGGGAGAGTTCTCTTTTTCTCCAGGGTTTCATATCTATGTGGGATCGGCTCTGGGGCCAGGGGGCCTTAAAAGATTACAGAGGCACATCAAGCTTTCCAGAAATCGTGACCGAAATCCCAAATGGCATGTGGATTATCTTCATCTGAATCCTGCTTTCAGGTTAGTTTCAGCGATTTATGCTTTTACTTCTGAGCGGTTTGAATGTGCACTTGCCAGCAGGATAGGAGGGAATTCAGTATCTGGTTTCGGATGTACAGACTGCAAGTGCAATTCTCATCTTTTTTATAGAAACAAAAATCCTCTTCCAGAGATTACTGAAGCTTTTGAAGCCCTTGGACTTTCTGCCCTTGTGCTGGAATTTTAA
- a CDS encoding MBL fold metallo-hydrolase — MEQFSFIACMPDIPGALHRAAEIIKRHEGNINRIQYDRRIDTHTAFFEVTALPQAYEKIREELEKIGYLQTSFQPVAFVKFHVYLPNCPGALFDLLSHITSSKSNITFLDFDDRGRHPERLVVGLHIEDPYMIDALLNQLKSRYRLDILEYDTTGEKLDDTVFYLRLAQKLRSFIGSTEDDFLMRFLQDINHITQELSNLKKDPREVFEKILKVGDYLNRTSGNNFYADVQRVRIKDDIELFCFQPPCGGNIYLFDTSSERVMIDTGYGIYYQDIVNMLQYYGLGDLSRLKRIYITHADADHCGAAGFFPAPSYLNRETFLITRETSRAYGSSNQDCILEEVYTKIINLFSRFTPPSNTVIFPEVSLSDKTIEKRGVFPVIARFQIGNLKFEALAGMGGHMHGEVFYLCPEEGLLFPEDAVINFKSLSPDRTAYNVLADYLMTSVNVDSKLAREERKALMSLIFEIDEQLARKNKKCLICCGHGSMSLLDNGKLIEYKSSERYVAGQK, encoded by the coding sequence ATGGAACAATTCTCTTTTATTGCCTGCATGCCTGATATACCAGGGGCATTGCACAGGGCAGCCGAAATTATCAAACGGCACGAGGGAAATATTAACAGGATTCAGTATGATCGCAGGATAGATACACATACCGCTTTCTTTGAAGTGACTGCTCTTCCGCAGGCTTATGAAAAGATTCGTGAAGAACTGGAAAAAATAGGCTATCTTCAGACTTCCTTTCAACCTGTAGCTTTCGTGAAGTTCCATGTTTATCTCCCAAACTGCCCTGGTGCTTTATTTGACCTTCTGAGCCATATCACTTCATCGAAATCAAACATTACTTTTCTTGATTTTGATGATCGTGGAAGGCATCCTGAAAGGCTTGTCGTAGGTCTTCACATTGAGGACCCATATATGATAGATGCCCTCCTGAATCAGCTCAAGTCCAGATACAGGCTAGATATTTTAGAGTATGATACAACCGGGGAGAAACTTGATGATACGGTATTTTATCTCAGGCTAGCCCAGAAGCTCAGGTCGTTCATCGGGAGTACTGAAGATGATTTTTTGATGAGATTCCTGCAGGACATTAATCATATTACTCAGGAACTCTCAAACCTTAAAAAAGATCCGAGAGAGGTTTTTGAGAAAATCCTGAAAGTTGGGGATTACCTTAACCGGACATCAGGAAACAATTTTTATGCCGATGTACAGAGAGTCAGGATAAAGGACGATATCGAACTTTTCTGTTTTCAGCCTCCCTGCGGGGGAAATATCTATCTTTTTGATACCTCTTCTGAAAGGGTCATGATCGACACAGGGTATGGTATTTATTACCAGGACATCGTGAACATGCTTCAGTACTACGGGCTTGGAGATTTGAGCCGGCTTAAAAGGATTTACATTACTCATGCTGATGCTGACCATTGTGGAGCTGCTGGTTTTTTTCCCGCACCCTCATATCTTAATCGCGAAACTTTTCTTATTACACGGGAAACCAGCAGAGCTTATGGTTCAAGCAACCAGGATTGTATTTTAGAAGAGGTTTATACGAAGATAATTAACCTTTTCTCCAGATTTACTCCACCTTCAAACACGGTTATCTTTCCCGAAGTCTCCCTCTCAGACAAAACAATCGAAAAACGGGGTGTATTTCCTGTTATCGCTCGATTCCAGATCGGTAACCTGAAGTTCGAAGCCCTTGCAGGAATGGGCGGGCATATGCATGGAGAAGTCTTCTACCTCTGCCCTGAAGAGGGACTGCTTTTTCCTGAGGACGCAGTGATCAATTTCAAAAGCCTGAGCCCTGATAGAACTGCATATAATGTCCTGGCTGATTATCTTATGACATCGGTGAATGTTGACAGCAAGCTCGCACGAGAAGAAAGAAAGGCTCTGATGTCCCTCATTTTCGAGATAGATGAACAACTCGCCAGGAAAAACAAAAAATGCCTTATCTGCTGCGGTCACGGTTCAATGTCCTTACTGGACAATGGAAAACTTATCGAGTACAAAAGTTCGGAGAGATATGTTGCAGGGCAAAAATGA